In Deinococcus aerius, a single window of DNA contains:
- a CDS encoding FAD-dependent oxidoreductase produces the protein MGLEYRASERRWDVIVAGGGTSGAIAGIASARAGARTLIVEAFGSLGGTGTNAQVTPLMRNVSAGVSLNQGLTEELKARLIARGDGAVDRGGNDNWFNPEGMKYVLEQMAVESGAELLYHTHVVQPVLDGGNVRGLVVHNKGGLVELPAKVIIDSTGDADVAVAAGAPFQAGGEDGLHQAMSLRFTLAGVDPERLCAFLIGQGQPQESPRFLHFWMVWGKNSTLEPLFRQAVEDGVLLERDGDYFQGFSVPGRPGEISFNCPRLAPELNDGADPWQLSAAQVDGKAAVERLVHFCRRYLPGCEASFLGSYAPMVGIRETRRIVGDYVLTLEDILDCRTFEDAICRNHYPVDIHSPRGKKLYHEREGQSPYFRPDAYHEIPYRALIPRGLRNVLVPGRCASATFEAQSAIRVQQNCHSMGEAAGLAAAWASRNCGDVRGVDGVELRAALRAQGANL, from the coding sequence ATGGGGCTGGAGTACAGGGCGTCCGAGCGGCGCTGGGACGTGATCGTCGCCGGGGGCGGCACGAGCGGCGCCATCGCGGGGATCGCCAGCGCGCGGGCGGGGGCGAGGACGCTGATCGTCGAGGCGTTCGGCTCGCTGGGCGGCACGGGCACGAACGCGCAGGTCACGCCGCTGATGCGGAACGTGAGCGCGGGGGTGAGCCTCAACCAGGGCCTCACCGAGGAACTCAAGGCCCGGCTGATCGCCCGTGGGGACGGGGCGGTGGACCGCGGCGGCAACGACAACTGGTTCAACCCCGAGGGCATGAAGTACGTGCTGGAGCAGATGGCGGTGGAATCGGGCGCGGAGTTGCTCTACCACACGCATGTCGTCCAGCCGGTCCTCGACGGGGGGAACGTGCGCGGGCTGGTCGTCCACAACAAAGGCGGCTTAGTCGAACTTCCGGCCAAGGTCATCATCGACTCGACCGGGGATGCAGACGTGGCGGTGGCGGCGGGTGCCCCCTTCCAGGCGGGCGGCGAGGACGGGCTGCACCAGGCGATGAGCCTGCGCTTCACCCTGGCGGGGGTGGACCCCGAGCGGCTGTGCGCCTTTCTGATCGGGCAGGGGCAGCCCCAGGAGAGCCCGCGCTTCCTGCACTTCTGGATGGTCTGGGGCAAGAACTCGACCCTGGAACCCCTTTTCCGGCAGGCCGTGGAGGACGGTGTGCTGCTGGAGCGCGACGGCGACTACTTCCAGGGCTTCAGCGTGCCCGGGCGGCCCGGCGAGATCAGCTTCAACTGCCCGCGGCTGGCCCCCGAGCTGAACGACGGGGCCGACCCCTGGCAGCTCAGCGCCGCGCAGGTGGACGGCAAGGCGGCGGTCGAACGCCTGGTCCACTTCTGCCGCCGTTACCTGCCGGGCTGCGAGGCCTCCTTCCTGGGAAGTTACGCCCCGATGGTGGGCATTCGGGAGACGCGGCGGATCGTCGGGGACTACGTGCTGACGCTGGAGGACATTCTGGATTGCCGCACCTTCGAGGACGCGATCTGCCGCAACCACTACCCGGTGGACATCCACTCGCCGCGCGGCAAGAAGCTGTACCACGAGCGGGAGGGCCAGTCGCCCTACTTCCGCCCGGACGCCTACCACGAGATTCCCTACCGGGCGCTGATTCCCCGGGGGCTGCGAAACGTCCTCGTGCCGGGCCGCTGCGCGAGCGCGACCTTCGAGGCGCAATCCGCGATCCGCGTCCAGCAGAACTGCCACTCGATGGGCGAGGCGGCGGGGCTGGCGGCGGCGTGGGCCTCGCGGAACTGCGGCGACGTGCGCGGGGTGGACGGCGTGGAGTTGCGCGCGGCTCTGCGGGCTCAGGGCGCCAACCTGTGA
- a CDS encoding carbohydrate ABC transporter permease — protein sequence MTTLAPTPTTAEQLRARRRTRGLLGKVLTYGLLSLIAVITVYPFYWTVLTSLETTGAIYTPKLLPDSVTWRNYEAVFSNAPMLRWVLNSVVICFFGVVGSVVLATLAAYPLARMRFPGRDLIFYAILAVLVLPNEAGLIVNYITTVKLGLLRSVPGEYAAIVLPGLASVVGLFLLRQAYLGIPQELIEAARIDGASELTIWRRVMIPLALPSITAFAILDFVATWNSFLWARIILNDREMYPLAAGLLELNGLFSTNTRAVAAGTVLTIIPILLIFLFAQRYFMRGIEGAVKG from the coding sequence ATGACCACCCTGGCGCCGACCCCAACGACGGCGGAGCAACTGCGGGCGCGGCGGCGCACCCGCGGGCTGCTCGGCAAAGTCCTCACGTACGGCCTGCTGAGCCTGATCGCCGTCATCACCGTGTACCCCTTCTACTGGACGGTGCTGACCTCGCTGGAGACGACCGGCGCGATTTACACGCCGAAACTGCTCCCCGACAGCGTCACCTGGCGCAATTACGAGGCAGTGTTCAGCAATGCCCCCATGCTGCGCTGGGTGCTGAACAGCGTCGTCATCTGCTTTTTCGGGGTGGTGGGCAGCGTGGTGCTGGCGACGCTGGCGGCCTACCCGCTGGCGCGAATGCGTTTTCCGGGGCGGGACCTGATCTTCTACGCGATCCTGGCGGTCCTGGTGCTGCCCAACGAGGCGGGCTTGATCGTCAACTACATCACGACCGTCAAGCTGGGGCTGCTCAGGAGCGTGCCCGGCGAGTACGCGGCCATCGTGCTGCCGGGCCTGGCGAGCGTGGTCGGGCTCTTCCTGCTGCGGCAGGCGTACCTGGGCATTCCGCAGGAACTGATCGAGGCGGCGCGCATCGACGGGGCCTCGGAACTCACGATCTGGCGGCGGGTGATGATCCCGCTCGCGCTGCCCTCCATCACGGCCTTCGCCATCCTGGACTTCGTGGCGACCTGGAACTCGTTCCTGTGGGCCCGGATCATCCTGAACGACCGCGAGATGTACCCGCTGGCCGCCGGGCTGCTGGAACTCAACGGCCTGTTCAGCACGAATACGCGGGCGGTCGCGGCGGGCACGGTGCTCACCATCATCCCCATCCTGCTGATCTTCCTGTTCGCCCAGCGGTACTTCATGCGCGGCATCGAGGGCGCGGTGAAGGGCTGA
- a CDS encoding carbohydrate ABC transporter permease — protein sequence MRRSEEVLPPITQRSGTSWRVGARTTLIAYAFLLPFLVLLVLYHFWPVIFGTYLAFTEYNVISPPRWVGLENFRELAGDDQFWSGVYNSLKYLLVVPVIQFLSIGVAMLVNRQIPGIGLFRTAYYVPVVTSFAIVGLMWTWMYQQDGPVNWVLTHLGLMGQPHSLLNNPATALLAVMFVTLWKGIGYYMVLYLAGLQGIPRELEEAAVIDGASRWQVFWHVTLPGLRPVILVCSVLSTISAIKVFEEIFVMTQGGPAGSTYTAMYYVYTKAFQDFKYGQAAAAGLVIAAISLVFGLINFRLTRGGKGL from the coding sequence CTGCGGAGGAGTGAGGAAGTCCTGCCCCCCATCACCCAGCGCAGCGGCACGAGCTGGCGGGTGGGCGCCCGCACCACGCTGATCGCGTACGCCTTCCTGCTCCCGTTCCTGGTGCTGCTGGTCCTCTACCACTTCTGGCCGGTCATCTTCGGCACCTACCTGGCCTTCACGGAGTACAACGTGATCTCGCCGCCGAGGTGGGTGGGGCTGGAGAACTTCCGCGAACTCGCGGGGGATGACCAGTTCTGGAGCGGGGTGTACAACAGCCTGAAGTACCTGCTCGTCGTGCCGGTGATCCAGTTCCTGTCCATCGGCGTGGCGATGCTGGTCAACCGGCAGATTCCGGGCATCGGGCTCTTCCGAACGGCTTACTACGTGCCAGTCGTCACCAGCTTCGCCATCGTCGGCCTGATGTGGACCTGGATGTACCAGCAGGACGGGCCGGTGAACTGGGTCCTGACCCACCTGGGCCTGATGGGCCAGCCGCACTCGCTGCTGAACAACCCCGCGACGGCGCTGCTGGCCGTGATGTTCGTGACCCTCTGGAAGGGCATCGGCTACTACATGGTGCTGTACCTGGCGGGGCTCCAGGGCATCCCCCGCGAGCTGGAGGAGGCCGCCGTGATCGACGGGGCCAGCCGCTGGCAGGTGTTCTGGCACGTGACGCTTCCGGGACTGCGGCCCGTCATCCTGGTGTGCAGCGTGCTGTCCACCATCAGCGCGATCAAGGTCTTCGAGGAGATTTTCGTGATGACCCAGGGCGGCCCGGCGGGGTCCACCTACACCGCGATGTACTACGTCTACACCAAGGCGTTTCAGGACTTCAAATACGGCCAGGCGGCTGCTGCTGGCCTGGTCATCGCCGCGATCAGCCTGGTGTTCGGCCTGATCAACTTCCGCCTGACGCGCGGCGGGAAGGGTCTGTAA
- a CDS encoding beta-N-acetylhexosaminidase: MRAPLTLTLTAALACVSGTLALPLQAVPDAVQALPPAQILPVPQRAQYPAGTLPLAGLSVEVRGDAPELRWAVRDLQSEWKTRLNADLPLASGGPGRIVIGTRADSRLAQVAQSKGLLTDKPEGYALWVDASGATVVGADPKGAYYGAQTLRQLLTPSGLRFAGISDFPRLPQRMAMLYLDQYSKGVNDALIPMLAEMKYNGVLVMSNYVQWDAARQGGFAHPGGASKAEAARVANLARSYGLEPVPLIETLGHTGWLFYGGANKDLVQDPQSQNPFAYDTLNPRTYDVVLPILTEAVKTFGAKRVHIGHDEVRNLDRFPARENGKAVGFEKLFVDDTLRLYRHLKSLGAGTMIWHDVAFADAFKDEIPQMLPKDIEVMYWAYNPAADYPLLAEIKKAGFKAYGAGWRDNLNPETFAQSAARYGATGYVQTRWTGYFGNPSIWDGQADQGVAYVRGGASAWNPGAPPVQNAAARYRDLYRGASYTARRGQLVDLKAVVNRALTDRDETGWIGKGPDTDLSNLPTGEVKLGAYKFLISGAVMTKGSRAAVSDLPERVSLDIGARADGIAFLHTTGWPNPSDREQVGRYEIEFADGTRQVQPLEYGRHIRAWTEPLVTSLVQDPVWFGKTRDGLDVALSVLEWRNPTPDKVIKRVTLVSEGKGANPTLLGLTLLGGAR, encoded by the coding sequence TTGCGTGCGCCCCTGACCCTCACCCTGACCGCCGCGCTCGCGTGCGTGTCGGGGACCCTGGCGCTGCCCCTTCAGGCCGTTCCCGATGCCGTGCAGGCGCTCCCCCCGGCCCAGATTCTCCCCGTCCCGCAGCGGGCGCAGTACCCGGCGGGCACGCTGCCCCTCGCGGGTCTTTCCGTGGAGGTGCGCGGCGACGCCCCCGAGCTGAGGTGGGCGGTCCGCGACCTGCAAAGCGAGTGGAAGACCCGCCTGAACGCCGACCTGCCGCTGGCGAGCGGTGGGCCGGGGCGCATCGTGATCGGCACGCGCGCAGATTCCCGGCTGGCACAGGTCGCCCAGAGTAAGGGCCTCCTCACCGACAAGCCCGAGGGGTACGCGCTGTGGGTGGATGCGAGCGGGGCGACGGTCGTGGGGGCCGACCCCAAAGGGGCGTACTACGGCGCTCAGACGCTGCGGCAGCTCCTCACGCCCAGCGGGCTTCGCTTCGCCGGGATCAGCGACTTTCCCCGGCTCCCCCAGCGGATGGCGATGCTGTACCTGGACCAGTACAGCAAGGGCGTGAACGACGCGCTGATCCCCATGCTGGCGGAGATGAAGTACAACGGCGTCCTGGTCATGAGCAACTACGTGCAGTGGGACGCGGCGCGGCAGGGCGGCTTCGCGCATCCGGGCGGCGCGAGCAAGGCCGAGGCGGCGCGGGTGGCGAACCTGGCCCGCAGCTACGGGCTGGAGCCGGTGCCGCTGATCGAGACGCTGGGCCATACCGGGTGGCTGTTCTACGGCGGGGCGAACAAGGACCTCGTGCAGGACCCGCAGAGCCAGAACCCCTTCGCGTACGACACGCTCAACCCGCGCACCTACGACGTGGTGCTCCCCATCCTGACCGAGGCGGTCAAGACCTTCGGCGCGAAACGTGTCCATATCGGGCACGACGAGGTCCGCAACCTCGACCGCTTCCCCGCGCGGGAGAACGGCAAGGCGGTGGGTTTCGAGAAGCTCTTCGTGGACGACACGCTGAGGCTGTACCGCCACCTCAAGAGCCTGGGCGCCGGGACGATGATCTGGCACGATGTGGCCTTTGCGGACGCCTTCAAGGACGAGATTCCACAGATGCTGCCCAAGGACATCGAGGTGATGTACTGGGCGTACAACCCGGCGGCGGACTACCCGCTGCTGGCGGAGATCAAAAAGGCGGGCTTCAAGGCTTACGGGGCCGGGTGGCGGGACAACCTGAACCCCGAGACCTTTGCCCAGAGTGCGGCACGTTACGGGGCGACCGGGTACGTGCAGACGCGCTGGACGGGGTACTTCGGCAACCCCAGCATCTGGGACGGGCAGGCGGATCAGGGCGTCGCCTACGTGCGCGGTGGGGCGAGCGCCTGGAATCCGGGTGCGCCGCCGGTCCAGAACGCCGCCGCCCGTTACCGCGACCTCTATCGGGGGGCGAGCTATACCGCTCGGCGCGGGCAGCTCGTGGACCTGAAGGCGGTGGTCAACCGCGCCCTGACCGACCGCGACGAGACGGGGTGGATCGGGAAGGGGCCGGACACCGACCTCTCCAACCTCCCCACGGGCGAGGTGAAGCTGGGCGCGTACAAGTTCCTGATCTCCGGCGCCGTGATGACGAAGGGCAGCCGGGCCGCCGTGAGTGATCTCCCGGAACGGGTTTCCCTGGACATCGGCGCGAGGGCGGACGGCATCGCCTTTCTGCACACGACGGGCTGGCCCAACCCCAGCGACCGCGAGCAGGTCGGGCGCTACGAGATCGAGTTCGCGGACGGCACCCGGCAGGTGCAGCCGCTGGAGTATGGCCGCCACATCCGCGCCTGGACCGAGCCGCTGGTCACCAGCCTGGTGCAGGACCCGGTGTGGTTCGGCAAGACGAGGGACGGGCTGGACGTGGCCCTGAGCGTGCTGGAGTGGCGCAACCCCACGCCCGACAAGGTTATTAAGCGGGTGACGCTCGTGAGTGAGGGCAAGGGCGCGAACCCGACGCTCCTGGGCCTGACGCTGCTGGGAGGTGCCAGGTGA
- a CDS encoding ABC transporter substrate-binding protein, translating to MRRNLLLTAALLGLSAAAAQKTQLEFWTISLAPLFNDEMERLATAFEKQNPNVDVKWVDVPANAIEQKLLAAVAAGRPPAAVNLNADMIVKMQQQGALEPMNAVGQPVLNTYFKGALNTFTIDGKVYGLPWYWSPKVVAYNTDLFRKAGLDPNNPPRTMQTLIAAARQIKDKTGMYGFVPNINNLGFLFMFQEAGLPILSKDGKKAVFNSPQHVRLVQQYVDLYKKGYIPEDTMRRGFTAATELYGAGKLGMLITGPQFILRVENDNKDVYNLTRVGPYPLDLGGNVIHTPLMAMSVPKGVQNKDLSMKLAAFITNDANQLAFSKVTKTTFPSTQKASRDAYFQKGGANAVDQGRLQASKQLRRAQDLTVVVPDASKLFKAFKDNIEAAVAGTKSVQAALDDAVKVWNASL from the coding sequence ATGCGCCGCAACCTTCTCCTGACCGCCGCCCTGCTGGGCCTCTCCGCCGCCGCCGCCCAGAAGACCCAGCTCGAGTTCTGGACCATCTCGCTGGCACCCCTCTTCAACGACGAGATGGAGCGGCTGGCAACGGCGTTCGAGAAACAGAACCCGAACGTCGACGTGAAGTGGGTGGACGTGCCCGCCAACGCCATCGAGCAGAAGCTGCTCGCCGCCGTGGCCGCCGGTCGCCCGCCCGCCGCCGTGAACCTGAATGCCGACATGATCGTGAAGATGCAGCAGCAGGGGGCGCTCGAACCCATGAACGCGGTGGGCCAGCCCGTTCTGAACACCTACTTCAAGGGCGCGCTGAACACCTTCACCATCGACGGCAAGGTGTACGGCCTGCCGTGGTACTGGTCCCCCAAGGTGGTCGCCTACAACACCGACCTCTTCAGGAAGGCGGGCCTGGACCCCAACAACCCGCCGCGCACCATGCAGACCCTGATCGCCGCCGCGCGGCAGATCAAGGACAAGACGGGCATGTACGGCTTCGTGCCCAACATCAACAACCTGGGCTTCCTGTTCATGTTCCAGGAGGCGGGGCTGCCCATCCTGTCGAAAGACGGTAAGAAAGCCGTGTTCAACTCGCCGCAGCACGTGCGGCTGGTGCAGCAGTACGTGGACCTGTACAAGAAGGGCTATATCCCCGAGGACACCATGCGCCGGGGCTTCACGGCGGCGACCGAGCTGTACGGCGCGGGCAAGCTGGGGATGCTCATCACCGGGCCGCAGTTCATCCTGCGGGTCGAGAACGACAACAAGGACGTGTACAACCTCACGCGGGTGGGGCCGTACCCGCTGGACCTGGGCGGCAACGTGATCCATACGCCGCTGATGGCGATGAGCGTGCCCAAGGGCGTGCAGAACAAGGACCTCTCCATGAAGCTCGCCGCGTTCATCACGAACGACGCCAACCAGCTCGCCTTCTCCAAGGTCACGAAGACGACCTTCCCCTCCACCCAGAAGGCCTCGCGCGACGCCTACTTTCAGAAGGGCGGGGCCAACGCGGTGGACCAGGGCCGCCTCCAGGCGTCCAAGCAGCTTCGCCGCGCCCAGGACCTCACCGTTGTGGTGCCGGACGCCTCCAAGCTGTTCAAGGCCTTCAAGGACAACATCGAGGCCGCGGTGGCGGGCACCAAGAGCGTGCAGGCCGCCCTCGACGACGCCGTGAAGGTCTGGAACGCCAGCCTGTAA
- a CDS encoding ABC transporter substrate-binding protein, giving the protein MKRIVLTLGLLSLGGASAQPTTLEFWTLSLKPFFTDLIQGQIAAFEKANPGIKVNWTDIPFDTVTQRLLAATAAGRSPDVVNLNAEFLDRLQEQGIIAPLDGIAPQGSLDQYLPRAGAAFTYGGKLYGAPWYWAPKVVAYNTAIFKKAGVTQPPRNTAELIRVARQIKDRTGTYGFLPDLQNLEFLYLFQEEGLPVLSGDGKRAVFNSPQHVALIRKYLDLYKAGYLPEAAITKGYEAATQQYSNGQLGMLITGPQFLIRVQNDNKNVYDQTRVVPYPLGAGKVAHTPLMALAVPQGSRNKAAAARLATFMTDDTRQLEFAKATNTFPSTRRAVQDPYFTRGGAGAVNESRLAMSRTIGAAQDLGLILPDASRLQKAFKDGIESIFFRGADIRTTLDNVVKTWNASLGQ; this is encoded by the coding sequence ATGAAGCGAATAGTGCTCACCCTCGGCCTGCTCAGCCTGGGAGGGGCCAGCGCGCAGCCCACGACGCTGGAGTTCTGGACGCTCTCGCTCAAGCCCTTTTTCACCGACCTCATCCAGGGGCAGATCGCGGCCTTCGAGAAGGCCAACCCGGGGATCAAGGTCAACTGGACCGACATCCCCTTCGACACCGTGACCCAGCGGCTGCTGGCGGCGACGGCGGCGGGCCGCTCGCCCGACGTGGTGAACCTGAACGCGGAATTTCTGGACCGCCTGCAGGAGCAGGGGATCATCGCGCCGCTGGACGGCATCGCGCCGCAGGGCAGCCTGGACCAGTACCTGCCGCGCGCGGGGGCCGCTTTCACGTACGGCGGCAAGCTGTACGGCGCCCCGTGGTACTGGGCGCCCAAGGTCGTGGCCTACAACACCGCGATCTTCAAGAAGGCGGGCGTGACCCAGCCGCCGCGCAACACGGCCGAACTCATCCGCGTCGCCCGGCAGATCAAGGACCGCACCGGGACCTACGGCTTCCTGCCCGACCTGCAAAACCTGGAGTTCCTGTACCTCTTCCAGGAGGAGGGGTTGCCGGTGCTGTCGGGGGACGGCAAGCGGGCGGTGTTCAACTCGCCGCAGCACGTGGCCCTGATTCGCAAATACCTCGACCTGTACAAGGCGGGGTACCTCCCCGAGGCCGCGATCACCAAGGGCTACGAGGCGGCCACCCAGCAGTACTCGAACGGGCAACTGGGCATGCTCATCACCGGGCCGCAGTTCCTGATCCGGGTGCAGAACGACAACAAGAACGTCTACGACCAGACCCGGGTGGTGCCCTACCCCCTGGGCGCGGGCAAGGTTGCCCACACGCCGCTGATGGCCCTCGCGGTGCCGCAGGGGTCGAGGAACAAGGCCGCCGCCGCCCGGCTCGCCACCTTCATGACGGACGACACCCGGCAACTGGAGTTCGCCAAGGCCACGAACACCTTCCCCTCGACCCGGCGGGCCGTTCAGGATCCCTACTTCACCCGGGGCGGGGCGGGGGCCGTGAACGAGTCGCGCCTCGCCATGAGCCGCACTATCGGCGCCGCGCAGGACCTGGGGCTGATCCTGCCCGACGCCAGCCGGTTGCAGAAGGCCTTCAAGGACGGCATCGAGTCGATCTTCTTCAGGGGGGCCGACATCAGGACCACGCTGGACAACGTGGTGAAGACCTGGAACGCGAGCCTGGGGCAGTAG
- a CDS encoding MurR/RpiR family transcriptional regulator — MIGERARLSGALSRLRAQMALLTPAQQRAAAYTLEHPREVVYQTVTELAEASGTGVATVMRLCRDIGFGGFQEFKLALAADLAGAPSSPDALPSGTPESLIAQAARACAQALEETGKVLDPRELERALNALADAPFILLTGQGASGVTALDFAYKLLRLGLNAAATVDPHLAAMRAAVLPRGSVTVGITRSGSTIDTVHVLREARQSGAFVVAITHRARSPVTEYADCTLHTASPEDPLGGGAVASKVGQLLVLEALYTGLATRVPGAQDAVRTTAAAVVDKSY, encoded by the coding sequence GTGATCGGGGAACGGGCCCGGCTCAGCGGCGCGCTCAGCCGCCTGCGCGCGCAGATGGCGCTGCTCACCCCGGCCCAGCAGCGGGCGGCGGCGTACACGCTGGAGCACCCCCGCGAGGTGGTCTACCAGACGGTCACCGAGCTGGCCGAGGCGAGCGGGACCGGCGTGGCGACCGTCATGCGCCTGTGCCGCGACATCGGGTTCGGGGGCTTTCAGGAGTTCAAGCTCGCCCTCGCCGCCGACCTGGCGGGCGCGCCGAGTTCGCCCGACGCCCTGCCCAGCGGCACGCCGGAGAGCCTGATCGCCCAGGCCGCCCGCGCCTGCGCCCAGGCCCTGGAGGAGACGGGCAAGGTGCTCGACCCGCGCGAGCTGGAACGCGCGCTGAACGCCCTGGCCGACGCGCCATTCATCCTGCTCACCGGGCAGGGGGCGAGCGGCGTCACCGCGCTGGACTTCGCGTACAAGCTGCTGCGACTGGGGCTCAACGCGGCGGCCACGGTTGACCCGCACCTCGCCGCCATGCGGGCCGCCGTGCTGCCCCGGGGGTCGGTCACGGTGGGCATCACCCGCTCGGGAAGCACCATCGACACCGTCCACGTGCTGCGCGAGGCCCGGCAGAGCGGGGCGTTCGTGGTCGCCATCACCCACCGCGCCCGCAGCCCGGTGACGGAGTACGCCGACTGCACGCTGCACACCGCGTCGCCGGAAGACCCGCTGGGGGGCGGGGCGGTCGCCAGCAAGGTGGGGCAACTGCTCGTGCTGGAGGCGCTGTACACCGGCCTCGCCACGCGGGTGCCGGGCGCGCAGGACGCGGTCAGGACGACGGCGGCGGCCGTCGTGGACAAGAGCTACTGA
- a CDS encoding N-acetylmannosamine-6-phosphate 2-epimerase, translated as MTHPRPPRSVLSRLRSQLVVSVQADDGSPLRDSRIIAALARAAEVGGAAGLRVRSAGDVRAVRAVSALPLIGLTKTWRTDTEVYITPTPGEARELAELGCELVAFDATRRPRPHPVAEMVAAIQGSGALALADVSTLAEAEAAMADGADVVSTALSGYTPNSPRQEEPDFELMRALTAAGIPFFAEGRLRTPAEAARALDLGAHAVVVGSAITRPDDITRWFAAALRDAAERTVSPVTEAL; from the coding sequence GTGACCCACCCGCGCCCCCCCCGCAGCGTGCTCAGCCGCCTGCGCTCGCAACTCGTCGTCTCGGTGCAGGCCGACGACGGCAGCCCGCTGCGGGACTCCCGCATCATCGCCGCGCTGGCCCGGGCCGCCGAGGTGGGGGGCGCGGCGGGGCTGCGCGTCCGCTCGGCGGGGGACGTGCGCGCCGTTCGGGCGGTGAGCGCGCTCCCCCTGATCGGCCTGACGAAGACCTGGCGCACCGATACGGAGGTGTACATCACCCCCACCCCGGGGGAGGCGCGGGAACTCGCCGAGTTGGGCTGCGAGCTTGTCGCCTTCGACGCGACCCGCCGCCCCAGGCCGCACCCCGTGGCCGAGATGGTCGCGGCCATCCAGGGGTCGGGCGCGCTCGCCCTGGCCGACGTGAGCACGCTGGCGGAGGCGGAGGCGGCGATGGCGGACGGGGCCGACGTGGTGAGCACCGCCCTGTCGGGGTACACGCCGAACAGCCCCCGGCAGGAGGAGCCCGACTTCGAGCTGATGCGGGCCCTCACCGCCGCCGGAATTCCCTTCTTCGCCGAGGGCCGCCTGAGGACCCCGGCCGAGGCGGCGCGGGCCCTGGACCTCGGCGCCCACGCGGTCGTCGTGGGTTCGGCGATCACCCGGCCCGACGACATCACCCGCTGGTTCGCGGCGGCGCTGCGGGACGCGGCGGAACGGACGGTGTCCCCCGTGACCGAGGCCCTGTGA
- a CDS encoding glycoside hydrolase family 3 protein, with amino-acid sequence MLPDAPHAGPLLMVDIPGPVLDPGTREHLRRHRIRAVCLFRKNVESEEGLARLVADLREVMGEGALIAIDQEGGAVFRTPFWPFAPSAMSLGASDDPGLAREVGAAVARPLAAAGINWNFAPVLDLNVNPLNPVISERAFGADPGRATDLALAWLEGCLAQGVAGCVKHFPGHGDTHLDSHLALPRVDKGRAELEAGEFLPFRRALGEAAAPAVMSAHIVYPALDPGLPATLSRPVLTGLLREEWGYGGVVITDSMGMQAIDGHYGRGEAAVLALTAGADMVMALGRRSAQEETLAAVEAAILDGRVADVAGRMARLDALARRFPSHPHGYGPEQRTADAALLGEAWARGITPYRDPVPPPPGTRVTLVSVAEVPGENVAEAGVSGAELARRLAGLYEVETHFVEDPSRVDWPGLRGAGRTVLLATTARHRHPAWRAARPDLHLALWNPYAALDVDAPALITYGFRPGALDALTRCLAGEITPRGRLPVPLGEAAR; translated from the coding sequence ATGCTCCCCGATGCCCCCCACGCCGGACCCCTGCTGATGGTGGATATTCCCGGCCCGGTCCTCGACCCCGGCACCCGTGAACACCTGCGCCGCCACCGCATCCGCGCCGTCTGCCTCTTTCGCAAGAACGTGGAGAGCGAGGAGGGGCTCGCCCGGCTGGTCGCCGACCTGCGCGAGGTGATGGGGGAGGGGGCGCTGATCGCCATCGACCAGGAGGGCGGCGCCGTGTTCCGCACCCCCTTCTGGCCCTTCGCCCCCAGCGCGATGAGCCTGGGCGCGAGTGACGACCCGGGGCTGGCCCGCGAGGTCGGCGCGGCGGTCGCCCGCCCCCTCGCCGCCGCCGGGATCAACTGGAACTTCGCGCCCGTGCTCGACCTCAACGTGAACCCCCTCAACCCGGTGATCAGCGAGCGGGCCTTCGGCGCGGATCCCGGGCGCGCGACTGACCTCGCGCTCGCCTGGCTGGAGGGCTGCCTGGCCCAGGGCGTCGCGGGCTGCGTCAAGCACTTCCCCGGCCACGGCGACACCCACCTCGACAGCCACCTCGCGCTGCCCCGGGTGGACAAGGGCCGGGCGGAGCTGGAGGCCGGGGAGTTCCTGCCCTTCCGCCGCGCCCTGGGGGAGGCCGCCGCCCCCGCCGTGATGAGCGCCCACATCGTCTACCCGGCCCTGGACCCGGGGCTGCCCGCCACCCTCTCGCGCCCCGTCCTGACCGGCCTGCTGCGGGAGGAGTGGGGGTATGGGGGCGTGGTCATCACCGACTCGATGGGGATGCAGGCCATCGACGGCCACTACGGCCGGGGCGAGGCCGCCGTGCTGGCCCTGACGGCGGGGGCCGACATGGTGATGGCGCTCGGCCGCCGCTCGGCCCAGGAGGAGACGCTGGCGGCGGTGGAGGCGGCAATCCTGGACGGCCGGGTGGCGGACGTGGCGGGGCGAATGGCGCGGCTGGACGCCCTGGCCCGCCGCTTCCCCAGCCACCCGCACGGGTACGGGCCGGAGCAGCGCACCGCCGACGCCGCCCTCCTCGGCGAGGCCTGGGCGCGGGGCATCACCCCCTACCGGGACCCCGTCCCGCCCCCGCCCGGCACGCGCGTCACCCTGGTCTCGGTCGCCGAGGTGCCGGGCGAGAACGTCGCCGAGGCGGGCGTGAGCGGCGCGGAACTCGCCCGGCGCCTCGCGGGACTGTACGAGGTCGAGACGCACTTCGTGGAGGACCCCTCCCGGGTGGACTGGCCCGGCCTGCGCGGGGCAGGCCGCACCGTCCTCCTCGCCACGACCGCCCGGCACCGCCACCCCGCCTGGCGCGCCGCGCGCCCCGACCTGCACCTCGCCCTCTGGAATCCCTACGCGGCCCTCGACGTGGACGCCCCCGCCCTGATCACCTACGGCTTCCGCCCGGGGGCTCTGGACGCCCTGACCCGCTGCCTGGCCGGGGAAATCACCCCTAGGGGCCGCCTGCCCGTACCCCTCGGCGAGGCGGCTCGTTAA